In Candidatus Margulisiibacteriota bacterium, the sequence TTAGCTACTGGTGCTTATGAGCCGAAAATTCCCAATTGGCCGGGCAAGGAAAAATTGCTGATTTCTCTTGATTTTCTGGCAAAAGTAAATAAAGGCGAAAAAGTAAACCTTGGTAAAAAGGTAGTGGTTATCGGAGCCGGGAATACAGGCATGGATGTGGTTTATGGCGCTTACACCTGCGGAGCCAAAGAAGTAACCGCAATTGACGTACAAAAGCCCAGCGCTTTCCCCAAAGAGTTGGAACATGCCCGGAACCTGGGTGCTAAAATTTTATGGCCGGTATTTACCAAGGAAATTACTGATAAAGGCGTAGTTTTAACTGACGGCAGGCTTCTTGAAGCGGACTCTGTAATTCTGGCAATCGGCGAAGTGCCGGTACTGGATTATATAAACGACGAAGTGGAAAATATCCGGGGGTATCTTAAGGTAGAAAAAGATTATCAGCTGATGGATAATGTTTATTCCATAGGAGATATGACCAGGCTAGGGCTTCTGGCTGATTCTATAGGTCATGGCCGCGAAGTTGCCTTGGTATTAGATGCCAGGTTCAACAATCGTACTTACGAACCTAAAGTAAAGGATCTGATAAATAAAAACCGTATTGTGACTGCTTATTTTGATACGGTCCATGAAGAATGTATTGATGGCATCTGTAAGGATGTTGATCGTTGTATAAGTTGCGGTACCTGCCGCGATTGCCGGCTTTGCAAGGAATCCTGTCCTGAACTTGCCATCTATCGGGTTCAGCATGATGAAAAGAATTACGAATATATCGCCGACCCGGAAAAATGTATCGGCTGCGGAATTTGCGCGGCTGTTTGTCCTTGCGGTATTTGGCAGATGTATGTAAACAAACCTTCGTTTCCCGGCGAAGAGTAGACTCACACATTTTAGTTTGGCTTTTCTAAAAGTTTTATGAGGAAAAAAGTCAGTTAAAAGCTGCGTAAAAGCATTAAATAAATAGCTCCTTTTTTTATAATAAAGACATATCAAACTGTATTCAAAAAGGAGACTAAAGATGGCATATGATTTTCCTGAAGAGGTTAGAAACATCGTATTTTCAGGTGAAGCTGGGCAAGGGCTGAATTTTGTAGCCGATATACTTATCAAAGCTTTCAAAAAGAATGGTTATCATGTGCATGGCTCTCAGGAGTTTATGTCGAGGGTGCGAGGTGGCAATAATTCTCTGACCGTGAGAATAGCTGAATTTCCTGTTAAGGCAAACCTGAGCAGGATTGATATCTTCATACCATTTAACGCTAATGCCAGTGAAAGATTCCTGGAACGCATCACACCTGAAACACTGGTACTTACCGATGATACATTTATAGATAAATTACTGCAAGAAAAAAATGTAAACGAAATAAAAATTCCTTTACAGAAAATGGCAACAGAAGCAGGAGGAATACTGTTCATAAATAGTGTACTGATTGGTGTTTTAGCTGGAGTTTTCAGCTTAAATCTTGAGAATATCATAGATGATGTTTTAAAAAAATTTGCCGATAAAGACGAAAGCGTTCGCGAAAAAAACAGAAA encodes:
- a CDS encoding 2-oxoacid:acceptor oxidoreductase family protein gives rise to the protein MAYDFPEEVRNIVFSGEAGQGLNFVADILIKAFKKNGYHVHGSQEFMSRVRGGNNSLTVRIAEFPVKANLSRIDIFIPFNANASERFLERITPETLVLTDDTFIDKLLQEKNVNEIKIPLQKMATEAGGILFINSVLIGVLAGVFSLNLENIIDDVLKKFADKDESVREKNRKALKNGYNTGKELLAGKLSGLPLKVTESIKKDFLINGSRAVGIGALLGGCNFMSAYPMSPSTDVFTFLAERAGQLGLVVEQAEDEIAAINMAIGAWYAGARAMVNTAGGGFALMTEGLSLAGAIESPLVIHLAQRPAPA